Proteins from one Candidatus Babeliales bacterium genomic window:
- a CDS encoding MotA/TolQ/ExbB proton channel family protein, translating to MSEMMGNNAVWGLIVQSDFMTKMVMLTLFFMSVVCWAIAVYKLILLRIKQKQCRDVLYEMRKCTTLQEVLQVASENKKTLPGYVLVQLLSHAKNAQETNSIELFQFQADSIIDDVLYLEEAYTPVLTISASVATLLGLFGTVWGLIHAFVRISEKQSADIVAVAPGISEALITTIAGLVVAIPALVFAQYIALKIRSLEHSLVSLSDKVTVMVRMSMTTKQSPTVQHKSDESI from the coding sequence ATGAGTGAAATGATGGGAAATAATGCTGTTTGGGGACTTATAGTTCAGAGTGATTTTATGACCAAAATGGTCATGCTCACTCTTTTTTTTATGTCTGTAGTTTGTTGGGCGATTGCTGTATACAAATTAATTTTATTACGAATCAAACAAAAACAATGTCGCGATGTGCTGTATGAAATGAGAAAATGCACAACGTTGCAAGAAGTTTTACAAGTCGCAAGTGAAAACAAAAAAACATTACCTGGTTATGTACTTGTACAATTACTTTCACATGCAAAAAATGCACAAGAAACAAATTCTATTGAATTGTTTCAGTTTCAAGCAGATAGCATTATCGACGATGTGCTGTACCTTGAAGAAGCGTACACTCCGGTACTAACCATAAGCGCATCAGTTGCAACGCTGCTCGGACTTTTTGGTACCGTATGGGGACTTATTCACGCATTTGTTCGTATCAGTGAAAAACAATCAGCAGATATCGTTGCTGTTGCTCCTGGTATCTCAGAAGCTTTAATTACCACTATCGCAGGTCTTGTGGTTGCTATTCCGGCACTTGTTTTTGCTCAGTACATTGCTCTTAAAATAAGAAGCTTGGAACATAGTTTGGTAAGTTTGAGCGATAAAGTTACGGTCATGGTTCGTATGTCTATGACTACGAAGCAGTCACCGACTGTGCAGCATAAATCAGATGAATCTATCTAA
- a CDS encoding biopolymer transporter ExbD encodes MRRNRSRRVKNRGHVMQELSMTPLVDVALTLLIIFMVATPMMNNVIKVELPSSRMDDGAIQSHSQQDLTVYIDKQRKIYLNGQPYSLDGILKELKVLVKKDKEEIVFVKADQSVPYGAVIDLVDTIKVSGGVKYVALATKRAF; translated from the coding sequence ATGAGAAGAAATCGTTCACGCAGAGTGAAAAACAGAGGCCATGTCATGCAAGAACTGTCTATGACACCTCTTGTCGACGTTGCTTTAACATTGCTTATTATTTTTATGGTTGCGACTCCAATGATGAACAATGTGATTAAAGTAGAATTGCCTTCAAGCCGGATGGATGATGGAGCAATTCAATCTCACAGCCAGCAAGATTTAACGGTGTACATTGATAAACAGAGAAAAATTTATTTAAATGGTCAGCCATACTCACTTGATGGAATTTTAAAAGAACTGAAAGTTCTTGTGAAAAAAGATAAAGAAGAAATCGTTTTTGTGAAAGCTGATCAATCTGTGCCGTACGGAGCTGTCATTGATTTAGTCGATACGATTAAAGTTTCTGGAGGCGTCAAGTATGTTGCACTTGCGACTAAGCGCGCTTTCTAA
- a CDS encoding DUF4097 family beta strand repeat-containing protein — translation MKNFYQKVTSLLLLSFTIPIETKISIPKLPSRVSSFFSRNKEEIIHKEFNHIKKLELLCEHGDISIKTWKQSCVLVELRKQGSDLFLQSATLQCKVKDNVLQVSTTMTDDSLSGTIALQILVPETLPVKIATTEKDITIKNLSGAIDAQTTYGAINIFEGTNTVIAKTTQGNIFVQRLNMQPDHSLNLHSEHGNITVSVPQDLNCDIQAQSLHGKILSDLFITLRPSAMLLNDETFKDLKHNVHGIIGQLRQNQEIATMLLSSEFGVVKITTYDSKKKIK, via the coding sequence ATGAAAAATTTTTATCAAAAAGTTACAAGTCTCTTACTGTTATCATTTACTATACCGATAGAAACAAAAATTTCTATACCAAAGCTTCCATCACGCGTTTCTTCTTTTTTTAGCAGAAACAAAGAAGAAATCATTCACAAAGAATTTAATCATATCAAAAAGTTAGAACTTTTGTGCGAACATGGCGATATTTCAATCAAAACTTGGAAGCAATCATGTGTTTTAGTTGAGCTTAGAAAACAAGGATCTGATTTATTTCTTCAAAGTGCAACGCTACAATGCAAAGTCAAAGATAATGTCTTACAAGTTTCAACAACCATGACTGATGATTCTCTCTCTGGAACGATTGCTCTACAAATTCTTGTCCCTGAAACATTGCCAGTTAAAATTGCAACGACAGAAAAAGACATTACCATTAAAAATCTTTCTGGAGCTATAGACGCGCAAACCACTTATGGAGCTATAAATATTTTTGAGGGAACAAATACGGTTATAGCGAAAACAACTCAGGGAAATATTTTTGTGCAGCGATTAAACATGCAGCCTGATCATTCTTTAAATCTACACAGTGAGCATGGAAATATTACCGTGTCAGTGCCACAAGATTTAAATTGCGATATTCAAGCACAAAGTCTTCATGGGAAAATACTATCAGATTTATTTATCACGCTGCGTCCATCAGCAATGCTTTTAAATGATGAAACATTTAAAGATTTAAAACATAACGTTCATGGGATCATTGGACAACTAAGACAAAATCAAGAAATTGCAACAATGCTGCTTAGCTCAGAATTTGGAGTTGTAAAAATTACGACATACGACTCAAAGAAAAAAATAAAATAA